A window of the Gammaproteobacteria bacterium genome harbors these coding sequences:
- the folP gene encoding dihydropteroate synthase — MDIYLGLGSNLGDRRANIAAALAELAAAGIEILDVSPVVESPALLPEAASPDWNRPFLNAAARCRTASSPDQVLDAAKRIEARLGRDATHRWAPRPIDIDILLWGDREIRTERLVIPHPALTRRNFVLAPLVALDPGLTVPGRGERTVLDWSGELRHRIPLWMGILNLTPDSFSDGGETVTWEAAEARVDAMIAAGAQIVDVGAESTRPGARPLTADEEWARLEAPLAKLIDKVAGAPLRPRISVDTYHPEVARRALALGADMINDVSGLTSPQMLEVAAGGGEWVAMHSLTVPADRSVTLPADGDPVDHVLRWLDARLGEWDAAGIPRKRIVFDPGIGFGKNPLQSLELLRNVARFRVSGIRCLVGHSRKSFMAGFTKRDVADKDLFTIGASLNLCAQGVDIIRVHDVPSHVSAYRGWVHLLPAD, encoded by the coding sequence ATGGACATTTACCTCGGCCTCGGATCGAACCTCGGAGACCGCCGCGCGAACATCGCCGCGGCCCTCGCGGAGCTCGCCGCCGCGGGCATCGAGATCCTCGACGTATCCCCCGTGGTGGAGTCGCCCGCGCTCCTGCCGGAGGCGGCCTCTCCCGATTGGAATCGGCCGTTCCTGAACGCAGCGGCGCGCTGCCGGACGGCGTCGAGCCCCGATCAAGTGCTCGACGCGGCCAAGCGGATCGAAGCCCGCCTGGGGCGCGACGCGACGCACCGGTGGGCCCCGCGCCCGATCGACATCGACATCCTGCTGTGGGGCGATCGGGAAATCCGTACCGAACGTCTCGTCATACCGCACCCGGCGCTGACCCGCCGTAACTTCGTGCTCGCGCCGCTCGTCGCGCTCGATCCCGGGCTGACCGTGCCCGGCCGCGGCGAGCGCACCGTGCTCGACTGGTCCGGCGAGCTGCGCCACCGTATCCCGCTCTGGATGGGCATCTTGAACCTCACGCCGGATTCGTTCTCCGACGGCGGCGAGACGGTGACGTGGGAGGCGGCGGAGGCGCGGGTAGACGCGATGATCGCCGCCGGCGCGCAGATCGTCGACGTCGGCGCGGAGTCGACCCGGCCCGGAGCCCGGCCGCTGACGGCCGACGAGGAATGGGCTCGCCTCGAGGCGCCGCTCGCGAAGCTGATCGACAAGGTCGCCGGCGCTCCGCTCCGGCCGCGAATCAGCGTCGATACGTACCACCCCGAGGTCGCACGGCGGGCGCTCGCGCTCGGCGCGGACATGATCAACGACGTGAGCGGCCTCACGTCCCCGCAGATGCTCGAGGTCGCGGCCGGCGGCGGCGAGTGGGTCGCCATGCACAGCCTCACCGTGCCGGCCGATCGAAGCGTGACACTGCCGGCCGACGGCGATCCGGTCGACCATGTGCTCCGCTGGCTCGATGCCCGGCTCGGCGAGTGGGACGCGGCCGGCATCCCGCGCAAGCGCATCGTCTTCGATCCCGGCATCGGCTTCGGCAAGAACCCTCTTCAATCGCTCGAGCTGTTGCGCAACGTCGCGCGCTTCCGCGTTTCCGGGATCCGCTGCCTCGTCGGGCATTCGCGGAAGTCGTTCATGGCGGGCTTCACGAAGCGGGACGTCGCCGACAAGGATCTCTTCACGATCGGCGCGTCGTTGAATCTTTGCGCGCAGGGGGTCGACATCATTCGCGTGCACGACGTGCCGTCGCACGTCAGCGCTTATCGAGGATGGGTGCATCTGCTGCCGGCCGACTGA
- a CDS encoding formate dehydrogenase subunit delta, which translates to MDIGKLVRMANQIAKNLDYGQDREKVVAATADHLKRFWTPEMRRQIVAYHLEGGDPAGEVDPLSELAANAVARIAEEQRKDVA; encoded by the coding sequence ATGGACATCGGCAAGCTGGTTCGGATGGCGAATCAGATCGCGAAGAACCTGGACTACGGCCAGGACAGGGAAAAGGTCGTGGCCGCCACGGCGGATCATCTGAAGCGCTTCTGGACGCCGGAGATGCGCCGGCAGATCGTCGCGTACCACTTGGAAGGGGGCGACCCGGCGGGCGAGGTCGATCCGCTGTCGGAGCTCGCCGCGAACGCCGTGGCGCGCATCGCCGAGGAGCAGCGGAAAGACGTCGCATAA
- the fdhD gene encoding formate dehydrogenase accessory sulfurtransferase FdhD → MADLNEAVRRQSVRHFEVRRVGLGAGVEDDVVATEEPLEIRLGYFVGREHREQSISVTMRTPGKDLELAVGFLFTEGIVRASRDVASVGPCGPPAADGLVNVVRVELAPDVEVDLDRLERHFYTSSSCGVCGKSSLEAVAVQSRYDIASVRFEIGRDVLGGLPEALRARQDVFDQTGGLHASGLFDAAGTIHLVREDVGRHNALDKLIGNRLMADALPLTDYGIVVSGRASFELMQKAMMAGCPLLAAVGAPSSLAVQLAEEFGMTLVGFLKRDRFNIYSRPDRVV, encoded by the coding sequence GTGGCCGACCTGAACGAAGCGGTGCGCCGCCAGAGCGTGCGGCACTTCGAAGTCCGCCGCGTCGGGCTCGGCGCCGGTGTCGAGGACGATGTCGTCGCCACCGAGGAGCCGCTGGAAATTCGGCTCGGGTACTTCGTCGGCCGCGAGCATCGCGAGCAGAGCATCTCGGTCACGATGCGCACGCCGGGGAAGGACCTCGAGCTCGCCGTCGGCTTTCTCTTCACCGAAGGCATCGTGCGCGCGTCGCGGGACGTCGCTTCCGTCGGCCCCTGCGGCCCGCCCGCGGCCGACGGCCTCGTCAACGTCGTCCGCGTCGAGCTCGCCCCGGACGTCGAGGTCGACCTCGATCGGCTCGAGCGCCATTTCTACACGTCGTCGAGCTGCGGCGTCTGCGGCAAGTCGTCGCTCGAGGCGGTCGCCGTGCAGAGCCGCTACGACATTGCGTCCGTCCGCTTCGAGATCGGCCGTGACGTCCTCGGCGGCCTGCCCGAGGCGCTCCGGGCCCGCCAGGACGTCTTCGACCAGACCGGCGGCCTCCACGCCTCGGGCCTCTTCGACGCCGCCGGCACGATCCATCTCGTCCGCGAGGACGTGGGCCGCCACAACGCGCTCGACAAGCTGATCGGCAACCGTCTGATGGCCGACGCGCTGCCGCTCACCGACTACGGCATCGTCGTCAGCGGCCGCGCGAGCTTCGAGCTGATGCAGAAGGCGATGATGGCCGGCTGCCCGCTGCTCGCGGCCGTCGGCGCCCCGTCGTCGCTCGCCGTGCAGCTCGCCGAGGAGTTCGGCATGACGCTCGTCGGCTTTCTGAAGCGCGACCGCTTCAACATCTACTCGCGCCCCGACCGCGTCGTCTGA
- the fdhF gene encoding formate dehydrogenase subunit alpha gives MSAAYKPYHRAYDFGTPARESERVVTLTIDGEEVSVPEGTTVLRAAATAGINIPKLCATDSLEPFGSCRLCLVEIEGAKGLPASCTTEVRNGMKVTTQSKRLADIRRNVMELYISDHPLDCLTCPTNGDCELQDMAGAVGLREVRYGYEGANHFDAPKDTSNPYFTFDPTKCIVCSRCVRACEEVQGTFALTIDGRGFASKVAASQDQPFLDSECVSCGACVQACPTATLTENSLIELGQPEHYVITTCAYCGVGCSFRAEMKGQQVVKMIPNKDGHANHGHSCVKGRFAFGYATHKDRITKPMIRDSIHEPWKEVSWEEAISFAANKLKSIQQKYGIGAIGGITSSRCTNEETYLVQKLVRAAFGNNNVDTCARVCHSPTGYGLKSTIGESAGTQAFDSVMKADVIMVIGANPPDAHPVFASQMKRRLRQGAKLIVIDPRATDLVRSPHVEADYHLALRPGTNVAILNALAHVILSEGLEDKKFIERRCELDAYNDWRSFILEERNSPEALEAETGVPAELVRGAARLYASAPNGAIYYGLGVSEHSQGSTAVMGIANLAMVTGNIGREGVGVNPLRGQNNVQGSCDMGSFPHEFPGYRHVSDPAVRASFDEAWGVKVQPEPGLRIPNMFDAAVAGQFKGLYVQGEDVAQSDPDTTHVTHALSSLECMIVQDLFLNETAKFAHVFLPGSSFLEKNGTFINAERRISPVRKVMEPLGGYEDWEVTQLLSNAMGYPMNYKHPSEIMDEIARLTPTFSGVSYEKLDRLGSIQWPCNEKAPEGTPTMHVDEFVRGKGLFRVTPYVPTEERTSSKYPLLLTTGRILTQYNVGAQTRRTANVKWHDEDVLEIHPHDAEQRGIQTGDWVGLKSRAGETVLRAVITERVMPGVVYTTFHHPETGANVVTTDSSDWATNCPEYKVTAVQAYKVTQLSDWQRKYEAFTEEQLEYLRQAGSGAEKAVG, from the coding sequence ATGAGCGCAGCCTACAAACCCTATCACCGAGCCTACGATTTCGGCACGCCCGCGCGCGAGTCCGAGCGCGTCGTCACGCTGACGATCGACGGGGAGGAAGTCTCCGTTCCAGAGGGCACGACCGTGTTGCGCGCGGCGGCCACCGCGGGCATCAACATCCCGAAGCTCTGCGCCACGGACAGCCTCGAGCCGTTCGGATCGTGCCGGTTGTGTCTCGTCGAGATCGAGGGGGCGAAAGGGCTCCCGGCATCGTGCACCACCGAGGTGCGCAACGGCATGAAGGTCACGACGCAGTCGAAGCGTCTCGCCGATATCCGGCGCAACGTCATGGAGCTCTACATCTCCGACCATCCGCTCGACTGCCTGACCTGTCCGACGAACGGCGACTGCGAGCTCCAGGACATGGCCGGCGCCGTAGGCCTGCGCGAGGTGCGCTACGGCTACGAGGGCGCGAACCACTTCGACGCGCCGAAGGACACGAGCAACCCGTATTTCACGTTCGATCCCACGAAGTGCATCGTCTGCTCGCGCTGCGTGCGGGCCTGCGAAGAGGTGCAGGGCACGTTCGCGCTCACGATCGACGGCCGCGGGTTCGCGTCGAAGGTCGCGGCGAGCCAGGATCAGCCGTTCCTCGACTCCGAGTGCGTGTCGTGCGGCGCGTGCGTGCAGGCGTGCCCCACGGCCACGCTCACCGAGAACTCGCTGATCGAGCTCGGCCAGCCGGAGCACTACGTGATCACGACTTGCGCCTACTGCGGCGTCGGCTGCTCGTTCCGCGCCGAGATGAAGGGCCAGCAGGTCGTGAAGATGATCCCGAACAAGGACGGCCATGCGAACCACGGCCACTCCTGCGTGAAAGGCCGCTTCGCGTTCGGATACGCCACGCACAAGGACCGCATCACGAAGCCGATGATCCGCGACTCGATCCACGAGCCGTGGAAGGAGGTCTCGTGGGAGGAGGCGATCTCGTTCGCCGCGAACAAGCTGAAGAGCATCCAGCAGAAGTACGGCATCGGCGCGATCGGCGGCATCACGTCGTCGCGCTGCACGAACGAGGAGACGTACCTCGTTCAGAAGCTCGTGCGCGCGGCCTTCGGCAATAACAACGTGGATACCTGCGCGCGGGTCTGTCACTCGCCCACGGGCTACGGCCTGAAGTCGACGATCGGCGAGTCGGCCGGGACGCAGGCCTTCGACTCGGTCATGAAGGCCGACGTGATCATGGTGATCGGCGCGAATCCGCCGGACGCGCACCCCGTGTTCGCGTCGCAGATGAAGCGGCGGCTGCGCCAGGGCGCCAAGCTGATCGTGATCGACCCGCGCGCCACGGATCTCGTGCGCTCGCCGCACGTCGAGGCGGACTACCACCTCGCGCTCCGGCCCGGCACGAACGTCGCGATCCTCAACGCGCTCGCGCACGTCATATTGTCCGAAGGGCTCGAGGACAAGAAGTTCATCGAGCGGCGCTGCGAGCTCGACGCGTACAACGACTGGCGGTCGTTCATCCTCGAGGAGCGCAACTCGCCCGAGGCGCTCGAGGCCGAAACCGGCGTCCCGGCCGAGCTGGTGCGCGGCGCGGCGCGGCTCTACGCGTCCGCGCCGAACGGCGCGATCTACTACGGCCTCGGCGTCTCCGAGCACAGCCAGGGCTCGACGGCCGTCATGGGTATCGCGAATCTCGCGATGGTCACCGGGAATATCGGCCGCGAAGGCGTCGGCGTGAATCCGCTGCGCGGCCAGAACAACGTGCAGGGCTCGTGCGACATGGGCTCGTTCCCGCACGAGTTCCCGGGATATCGGCACGTCTCCGACCCGGCCGTGCGCGCGTCGTTCGACGAGGCCTGGGGCGTCAAGGTGCAGCCCGAGCCGGGGCTGCGCATTCCGAACATGTTCGACGCGGCCGTCGCCGGGCAGTTCAAGGGTCTTTACGTGCAGGGCGAGGACGTCGCTCAGTCCGACCCGGACACCACGCACGTCACGCATGCGCTCTCGTCGCTCGAGTGCATGATCGTCCAGGATCTCTTCTTGAACGAGACGGCGAAGTTCGCGCACGTGTTCCTGCCCGGCTCGTCGTTCCTCGAGAAGAACGGCACGTTCATCAACGCCGAGCGGCGCATTTCGCCGGTCCGTAAGGTCATGGAGCCGCTCGGCGGCTACGAGGACTGGGAGGTCACGCAGCTTCTGTCGAACGCGATGGGCTACCCGATGAACTACAAGCACCCGAGCGAGATCATGGACGAGATCGCGCGGCTGACGCCGACGTTCTCGGGCGTGAGCTACGAGAAGCTCGACCGGCTCGGCAGCATCCAGTGGCCGTGCAACGAGAAGGCGCCGGAAGGCACGCCGACGATGCACGTCGACGAGTTCGTGCGCGGCAAGGGCCTCTTCCGCGTCACGCCGTACGTGCCGACGGAGGAGCGCACGAGCTCGAAGTACCCGCTGCTGCTGACGACGGGCCGCATTCTGACGCAGTACAACGTCGGCGCGCAGACCCGGCGCACGGCGAACGTGAAGTGGCACGACGAGGACGTCCTCGAGATCCATCCGCACGACGCCGAGCAGCGCGGAATTCAGACCGGCGACTGGGTCGGCCTGAAGAGCCGCGCCGGCGAGACCGTGCTGCGGGCCGTGATCACCGAGCGCGTGATGCCGGGCGTGGTCTACACCACGTTCCATCATCCGGAGACCGGCGCGAACGTCGTGACGACCGACAGCTCGGACTGGGCGACGAACTGCCCCGAGTACAAGGTCACGGCCGTGCAGGCTTACAAGGTCACGCAGCTCTCCGATTGGCAGCGCAAGTACGAGGCCTTCACGGAGGAGCAGCTCGAGTACCTGCGGCAGGCAGGGTCGGGCGCCGAGAAAGCGGTCGGCTGA
- a CDS encoding TonB-dependent receptor: MTTRTLPYAISMGLSWSALCLGAPFAAAQEAAEPRPMPPLEEIVVTATRLATTLDHVPAAVSVVTQEEIQLGRQQLALDESLSRVPGLFMQNRYNFAQDLRVSIRGFGARANFGIRGVKILVDGIPETLPDGQGSVDGIDLGAVSQIEVVRGPSSSLYGNASGGVISVTTEPPPEEPFAELRLSGGRYDFKKLQLKAGGRGDRVGYLVSLSDSDYGGFRDHSEAENRQLSGRFNVNFEGDRKLLAVVNLTDQPTSDDPGGITAELAASDPAAAWPANVEFAAGESLEQQRVGFVYDMPLGDRHLLTARNYYIWRDFANSLPFVDGGIVDLDRFFVGGGLSYTYDGFWLDRPNRLVVGLDYDDQDDDRRRFDNQLGTRGALTFDQNETVRSMGLFVQNELSVTEQLLLTLGVRFDEVEFDVTDRFLADGDDSGERSLDGTSPMLGLVYVFSPSLSVYGTYSTAFETPTTTEFNDPSGGGGFNPVLDPQEAGNVEVGLRGLLGDRHRYELALFSIEVDDELIPFEVPGSPGRDFYVNAGQSSRDGLEFSFMTQPTERLQAIVSYTYSDFEFDRFVDASGEDFAGKTIPGTSENVLFGELSYRHPVGWFAAFDVLYIDDQFANNANTVVNDAYTLSNVRFGYEHTSGDLLITPFVAINNLFDETYNANVRINAFGGRFFEPGPGRNVYAGVSLNWRY; the protein is encoded by the coding sequence ATGACCACACGAACTCTTCCGTACGCGATCTCCATGGGCCTCTCGTGGTCGGCTTTGTGCCTCGGAGCGCCTTTCGCCGCGGCGCAAGAGGCGGCGGAGCCGCGCCCGATGCCGCCGCTCGAGGAGATCGTCGTCACGGCCACGCGCCTTGCCACCACGCTCGATCACGTGCCGGCCGCGGTCTCGGTCGTGACGCAGGAGGAAATCCAGCTCGGCCGACAGCAGCTCGCGCTCGACGAGTCGCTGAGCCGCGTGCCCGGCCTGTTCATGCAGAACCGCTACAACTTCGCACAGGATCTCCGGGTCTCCATCCGCGGCTTCGGCGCCCGGGCGAACTTCGGCATTCGGGGCGTGAAGATTCTCGTCGACGGCATTCCCGAGACCCTGCCGGACGGGCAGGGATCGGTCGACGGCATCGACCTCGGCGCCGTCAGCCAGATCGAGGTGGTCCGCGGGCCGAGCTCCTCGCTGTACGGCAATGCGTCCGGCGGCGTGATCAGCGTCACCACGGAGCCGCCTCCCGAGGAGCCGTTCGCGGAGCTGCGCCTGTCCGGCGGACGCTACGACTTCAAGAAGCTCCAGCTGAAGGCCGGCGGCCGCGGCGACCGCGTCGGCTACCTCGTGAGCCTTTCGGACTCGGACTACGGCGGGTTCCGCGACCACAGCGAGGCCGAGAACCGCCAGCTCAGCGGCCGCTTCAACGTGAACTTCGAGGGAGACCGCAAGCTGCTCGCCGTCGTCAACCTCACCGATCAGCCGACGTCGGACGATCCGGGCGGCATCACGGCCGAGCTCGCAGCGAGCGATCCGGCCGCCGCGTGGCCGGCGAACGTGGAGTTCGCCGCCGGAGAGAGCCTCGAGCAGCAGCGCGTGGGCTTCGTTTACGACATGCCTCTCGGCGACCGACACTTGCTCACGGCCCGCAACTACTACATCTGGCGCGATTTCGCGAACAGCCTGCCGTTCGTCGACGGCGGTATCGTGGATCTCGACCGCTTCTTCGTCGGCGGCGGCCTGAGCTACACGTACGACGGCTTCTGGCTGGACCGCCCGAACCGCCTCGTCGTCGGCCTCGACTACGACGACCAGGACGACGACCGCAGACGCTTCGACAACCAGCTCGGAACACGCGGTGCGCTCACGTTCGATCAGAACGAGACCGTGCGCAGCATGGGCCTGTTCGTGCAGAACGAGCTCAGCGTCACGGAGCAGCTGCTCCTGACGCTCGGCGTGCGGTTCGACGAGGTGGAGTTCGACGTGACCGACCGGTTCCTCGCCGACGGCGACGATTCCGGCGAGCGCAGCCTCGACGGCACGAGCCCGATGCTCGGCCTCGTCTACGTGTTCTCGCCGAGCCTCAGCGTCTACGGCACGTACTCCACGGCCTTCGAAACGCCGACGACGACGGAGTTCAACGACCCGAGCGGCGGCGGCGGCTTCAATCCCGTCCTCGATCCTCAGGAAGCGGGCAACGTCGAAGTCGGACTGCGCGGCCTGCTCGGCGACCGCCACCGCTACGAGCTCGCGCTGTTCTCGATCGAGGTGGACGACGAGCTGATTCCGTTCGAGGTGCCGGGCAGCCCCGGCCGCGACTTCTACGTGAACGCCGGCCAATCCAGTCGCGACGGCCTCGAATTCTCGTTCATGACGCAGCCGACGGAGCGCCTGCAGGCGATCGTCAGCTACACGTATTCCGACTTCGAGTTCGACCGCTTCGTGGATGCGAGCGGAGAGGATTTCGCCGGCAAGACGATTCCCGGCACGTCGGAGAACGTGCTGTTCGGCGAGCTCAGCTATCGGCACCCGGTGGGCTGGTTCGCGGCGTTCGACGTCCTCTACATCGACGATCAGTTCGCGAACAACGCGAACACGGTCGTGAACGACGCTTACACGCTCTCGAACGTGCGTTTCGGCTACGAGCACACGTCGGGCGACCTGCTAATCACGCCGTTCGTCGCGATCAACAATCTCTTCGACGAGACGTACAACGCGAACGTCCGCATCAACGCCTTCGGCGGCCGGTTTTTCGAGCCCGGCCCCGGGCGCAACGTCTACGCGGGCGTGTCTCTGAACTGGCGCTACTGA
- a CDS encoding S-(hydroxymethyl)glutathione dehydrogenase/class III alcohol dehydrogenase, whose protein sequence is MKAKAAVAWEAGKPLSIEEVDVQGPKAGEVLVRLVATGVCHTDAFTLSGDDPEGAFPVILGHEGGGVVEEVGQGVTSVKPGDHVIPLYTPECGECKFCRSGKTNLCQKIRVTQGKGVMPDGTSRFSSNGKQVLHFMGTSTFSEYTVLPEIAVAKINKEAPLEKVCLLGCGITTGIGAVLNTAKVQPGSTVAVFGLGGVGLSVIQGAVMAKAARIIAVDINPEKEQMARQLGATDFVNPKDYDQPIQQVLIDMTDGGVDYSFEAVGNVNLMRAALECCHKGWGESTIIGVAGAGQEICTRPFQLVTGRVWRGSAFGGVKGRSQLPGMVDQYMSGEIKIDPFITHTMGLEDINKAFDLMHEGKSIRSVIHY, encoded by the coding sequence ATGAAAGCGAAAGCGGCGGTTGCGTGGGAAGCCGGGAAGCCCTTGTCGATCGAGGAGGTCGACGTCCAGGGACCGAAAGCCGGGGAGGTGCTCGTGCGTCTGGTGGCGACCGGGGTCTGCCATACGGACGCGTTCACGCTGTCGGGCGACGATCCGGAAGGTGCGTTTCCGGTGATCCTCGGTCACGAGGGCGGCGGTGTCGTGGAGGAGGTCGGGCAAGGTGTCACGTCGGTGAAGCCCGGGGACCACGTGATCCCGCTCTACACTCCGGAGTGCGGCGAGTGCAAGTTCTGCCGATCGGGCAAGACGAATCTGTGCCAGAAGATTCGCGTGACGCAAGGCAAGGGCGTGATGCCGGACGGCACGAGCCGGTTCTCGAGCAACGGCAAGCAGGTGCTGCACTTCATGGGCACCTCCACGTTCTCCGAGTACACGGTCTTGCCGGAAATCGCCGTCGCGAAGATCAACAAGGAGGCGCCGCTCGAGAAGGTCTGCCTCCTCGGCTGCGGGATCACGACCGGCATCGGCGCCGTGCTGAACACGGCCAAGGTGCAGCCGGGATCCACCGTGGCGGTCTTCGGGCTCGGCGGCGTCGGCCTGTCGGTGATTCAAGGCGCCGTGATGGCGAAGGCGGCTCGGATCATCGCGGTCGACATCAATCCCGAGAAGGAGCAGATGGCGCGCCAGCTCGGCGCCACCGACTTCGTGAATCCGAAGGACTACGATCAGCCGATCCAGCAGGTGCTCATCGATATGACCGACGGCGGCGTCGACTACTCGTTCGAGGCCGTCGGCAACGTCAATCTGATGCGCGCCGCGCTCGAGTGCTGCCACAAGGGCTGGGGCGAGTCTACGATCATCGGCGTCGCGGGCGCCGGCCAGGAAATCTGCACGCGGCCGTTCCAGCTCGTCACCGGCCGCGTATGGCGCGGCAGCGCCTTCGGCGGCGTCAAGGGGCGCAGCCAGCTGCCGGGCATGGTCGACCAGTACATGAGCGGCGAGATCAAGATCGATCCGTTCATCACGCACACGATGGGCCTCGAGGACATCAACAAGGCCTTCGACCTGATGCACGAGGGCAAGAGCATCCGCTCGGTGATCCACTACTAA
- a CDS encoding cytochrome c has protein sequence MTRSSRRFEGGRRIPKRRRRPPAAALLLHVVLGGVWASSGGAQQGPAAGPRAAPHAYRVQCAERAGEGEAEAAAATCATDLVTYIGWRVFERYCASCHGTDAEGSTFAPSLVHRVGQLDRSAFFAALDRGYSGNRAPMRPWGEHREVSRYYEELWSYLSARAAGELPPGPLVPLR, from the coding sequence GTGACGAGGTCGAGCCGTCGCTTCGAAGGCGGCCGGCGCATCCCGAAGCGGAGGCGCCGGCCGCCGGCCGCGGCGCTGTTACTCCACGTCGTGCTCGGCGGCGTTTGGGCTTCGTCGGGCGGCGCGCAGCAGGGTCCGGCGGCCGGGCCGCGCGCCGCCCCGCATGCGTATCGCGTCCAGTGCGCGGAACGGGCCGGGGAAGGAGAGGCGGAGGCGGCCGCGGCGACGTGCGCCACGGACCTCGTGACCTATATCGGATGGCGGGTGTTCGAGCGCTATTGCGCGAGCTGTCACGGCACGGACGCCGAGGGCAGCACGTTCGCGCCGAGCCTCGTGCACCGTGTCGGCCAGCTCGACCGGAGCGCGTTCTTCGCCGCCCTCGACCGGGGCTACTCGGGCAACCGCGCTCCGATGCGCCCGTGGGGCGAGCACCGCGAGGTTTCCCGCTACTATGAGGAGCTCTGGTCCTACCTGTCGGCGCGCGCCGCCGGAGAGCTCCCGCCGGGGCCCCTCGTGCCGCTGCGGTAG
- the pabB gene encoding aminodeoxychorismate synthase component I: MPRITEIDYIAESTRRFHPLLGRPWHVFLDSGHGGGEAGRYDILAAEPYVTLTTRGGVTEIRAPHGTDVSGRDPIELLIERLGPPAARPPQVPFAGGAIGYLAYDLGRRFERLPTIAAADIDVPEMAVGLYDWACVVDHVERRTWLVGAGRDERTFDEWNDLVDALCPRDPPEVKPFTAGSTIASSFDFEGYRAAFERVKAHIRAGDCYQVNLTQRFEAAAQGHSWAAYADLRRRSPAPFAAYLGLPFAEILSSSPERFLKVAGGRVETKPIKGTRPRAPDAAADRALADELRASSKDRAENVMIVDLLRNDLGKVCVPGSVRATKLFDIESFANVHHLVSTVEGRLRPDAHALDLVRGAFPGGSITGAPKLRAMEIIETLEPQRRTVYCGCIGYVGFDGDMDLNIAIRTLLRRGDRVYAWAGGGIVADSEVEAEYRESLDKAAALLAVLGADRR, encoded by the coding sequence TTGCCACGGATCACGGAGATCGATTACATCGCGGAGTCGACGCGGCGTTTCCATCCGCTGCTCGGCCGCCCGTGGCACGTGTTCCTCGACAGCGGCCACGGAGGGGGCGAGGCGGGCCGCTACGACATCCTCGCGGCCGAGCCCTACGTCACGCTGACGACCCGCGGCGGCGTGACGGAGATCCGCGCCCCGCACGGCACCGACGTCTCCGGCCGCGATCCCATCGAGCTTCTGATCGAGCGCCTCGGGCCCCCGGCGGCTCGCCCGCCGCAGGTGCCGTTCGCGGGCGGCGCGATCGGCTACCTCGCCTACGATCTCGGCCGCCGCTTCGAGCGCCTGCCGACGATCGCCGCGGCCGACATCGACGTCCCGGAGATGGCCGTCGGGCTCTACGACTGGGCCTGCGTCGTCGACCACGTCGAGCGTCGCACGTGGCTCGTCGGCGCCGGCCGCGACGAGCGGACGTTCGACGAGTGGAACGACCTCGTCGATGCGCTTTGCCCCCGTGATCCGCCGGAGGTCAAGCCCTTCACGGCAGGCTCGACGATCGCGTCGAGCTTCGACTTCGAGGGCTACCGGGCGGCCTTCGAGCGCGTGAAGGCGCACATCCGCGCCGGGGACTGCTACCAGGTCAACCTCACGCAGCGCTTCGAGGCCGCGGCGCAGGGCCATTCCTGGGCGGCTTACGCGGACCTGCGCCGCCGCAGCCCGGCGCCGTTCGCGGCCTACCTGGGCCTGCCGTTCGCGGAGATCCTGTCGTCGTCGCCGGAGCGGTTCCTCAAGGTGGCCGGCGGGCGCGTCGAGACGAAGCCGATCAAGGGCACGCGGCCCCGCGCCCCCGACGCGGCCGCCGACCGTGCCCTCGCCGACGAGCTTCGGGCGAGCTCGAAGGACCGCGCCGAGAACGTCATGATCGTGGACCTGCTCCGCAACGACCTCGGCAAGGTCTGCGTGCCCGGGTCGGTCCGCGCGACGAAGCTGTTCGACATCGAAAGCTTCGCCAACGTCCACCACCTCGTCAGCACCGTCGAGGGGCGGCTGCGGCCGGACGCGCACGCGCTCGACCTCGTGCGCGGCGCTTTTCCGGGGGGCTCGATCACGGGCGCGCCGAAGCTGCGCGCGATGGAGATCATCGAGACGCTCGAGCCGCAGCGGCGCACGGTGTACTGCGGCTGCATCGGCTACGTCGGGTTCGACGGCGACATGGACCTGAACATCGCGATCCGCACGCTGCTGCGCCGCGGCGACCGCGTTTACGCTTGGGCGGGCGGCGGGATCGTCGCCGATTCGGAGGTCGAGGCGGAGTATCGGGAGAGCCTCGACAAGGCGGCGGCGCTCCTCGCCGTGCTCGGCGCCGATCGGCGTTGA